The window AAGGGCCGCGAAGATCTCATCCAGCCGATCCAGGTCGTTCTCGGCCTCGGGGAAGAACTCCAGGATCTCTTCAAAGGTCACATACCCCCGGGATCGACCCAGGGCGAGGAGCTGGTCCAGCGTCGTGCGATGCGGGCTCAGGATTCCCTCCAGCATGAAGCCGATTCCTCCATCAGGTTTGACCGCTTCGATCAGGGTGTCGGAGTCACACCCGGGGTGGGCGAAGGGCCGGGCGTGGGAGTGGGCGTGGCCGTCGGCGTAGGGGTCACCGTCGGCGTGGGCGTGGGCGTCGCCAGCGGCGGCTCCGTGATCAGCTTCCGGGCCTCATCGATGGCGAAGGTCCCCACCACATACACCGCCGGATCCCCCTCCCGGCGCACGTAATAGCCACCCCCGATCGGCGTCGCCGTCCCCACCGTCAGCGTGAACACCCGATCCGTGGCGCTGATCCCAATCGTGTAAGTCGGCGTCACCAGCCCATAGGCGGAGAGATCCGTGACGTCGGAAATCACCTGCTGAACGAAGAGCGTCGCCAGCCCTCCGGCCAGGGTGTCCAGGGCATCCTGGCGCACCAGATGGCGGGTGGGCGCGATCATGAACCACTGTCCGCTGGCATCCCGCTCCACCTCCGCCTCCCGCCCGGCGGCGTGGTCGATGACCCGGATGCGCTGGATGGCGGCGCTGCTCACCTCCAGGAGGTTGCGGGATGCGCCCGCCGGCGTCGGCGTGGGACGAGCCGTGATCCTCGGCTCCAAGTATACAAAGAGGGCCAGGATCAGGAAAGCGACCACCAGGCCCAGCGTCCCCCAGCGCTTCATCGCCGATCACCTCCGATCCGATGCCCGGCTTCTATGAGAAAAGACCGCATCGGGATCCTCGAATCCCCTCAGCGACGCTGCCACCATACCATGGCGCCGGCGGCCAGGACCAGCAGCGGCATGGCCACCACCGTCAGCATGAAGACGGTGCGGACCTGGGCCGGCGTGGCGCTCAGGGCGCGGACGGTGGCGGAGGGAGACTGGCGCAGCCCGATCAGGACCTCGGACTCCGAGAGCCAGTTGACGGCGTTGACGAACAGATCCAGGTTGGCGAAGGGCAGGTTCGCCCCCACGTTCTGGTTGGCGGCGAAATCCGCATCTCCGAAAAGGACCAGGCGGCCTTTCCCGTTCACCTGCTCCACCGCCACAGCCAGGGCCTGAGGCCCCACCGGCTTGCCGCCCGGCCCCGGCAACCGTCCCTGGCTTAACCCCTGGCGCAACGCGCCCAGATCCGTCTCGCCCCAGCTCTGGTTGCTGGTCTCCACCAGCCGGACGGCGCGGAAGCGGTCCGAAGGGACGCGGCTGTCATCGATGGAGCGCGCGGCCGGGAAGGCCGTGGCGATCCCGCGCAGCTTCTCCGTGATCGGGCTGAACCCGTAGCGGCCGGCCACCGGGGTGAGCGGATCCGTGAACATCGAGCTCACCGGATCGACGATCACGTCATCCCGGAAAGCGATCCCCCAGTCCGCCAGCACCCGGTTGATGGACTCGGTCACCCCGGCTCCGACGTTCTGGAGGGCGGGATCCAGCGCGATCAGCATCCGCCCGCCGGCGTTGAGATAGCCTTTCAAGGCCTCAACCTCGCGATCCAGCAGCGGGCGGGTGGGGCCGACCAGGATCACGGCCGCCGCATCCGCGGGCACCGTCGCCGTGACCGCCAGGTTCAGGGGCTCCACCGCATATCCCTCCCGTTCCAGGGCCCGACGGACCTGGGCGTAGCCGTTGTCCCCTTCCTCCTGGATGTCCCGCTCCCCATGGCCGGTGAGGACGTAGATCTTGGGCTGGGTCGTGCGGATCAGCTTCACCAGGGCTGAGGTGAATTCCTGTTCCGTATAGAGGGTGACCTGCTGCCGTCGATCCCCCATCACGAAGAGGATCGTCCCGTCCTGGCTGACCCCCCACTGCCGGGCCAGGGAGGCCTGGGCCACCGGATCGATGAACCGGTAAGAGAACTTCCCGTTGCTGTAATGCCGATACTGATCCAGCAGATCCGCCGCATCCTCCCGGGCGAACTGGAAGTTCTGGGAGAAGAAGGCCAGGGCCTCCACCGGCTGGGGGAGGGCGCTGAGGATCTGGAGGGTCTGAGGGGAGAGGGAGAAACGCCGCTCCGCGGTCACATCCCAGCGCTGGGCGTGGCGGACCGCCAGGATGTTCAGCAAGACCATGATGCCGATGAAGGCCGCGCTGGCCAGGACGGCGTTGGCGCCGAAGGCGAAGGGGCGCCCCTGGATC is drawn from Thermoflexus hugenholtzii and contains these coding sequences:
- a CDS encoding DUF4340 domain-containing protein is translated as MKRWGTLGLVVAFLILALFVYLEPRITARPTPTPAGASRNLLEVSSAAIQRIRVIDHAAGREAEVERDASGQWFMIAPTRHLVRQDALDTLAGGLATLFVQQVISDVTDLSAYGLVTPTYTIGISATDRVFTLTVGTATPIGGGYYVRREGDPAVYVVGTFAIDEARKLITEPPLATPTPTPTVTPTPTATPTPTPGPSPTPGVTPTP
- a CDS encoding GldG family protein, which encodes MNLARPSEAILRALWGLALLALVAAAVAWTIEGRLGAPSVVALLLAVLLGGIAIYLAPEQARAWIQGRPFAFGANAVLASAAFIGIMVLLNILAVRHAQRWDVTAERRFSLSPQTLQILSALPQPVEALAFFSQNFQFAREDAADLLDQYRHYSNGKFSYRFIDPVAQASLARQWGVSQDGTILFVMGDRRQQVTLYTEQEFTSALVKLIRTTQPKIYVLTGHGERDIQEEGDNGYAQVRRALEREGYAVEPLNLAVTATVPADAAAVILVGPTRPLLDREVEALKGYLNAGGRMLIALDPALQNVGAGVTESINRVLADWGIAFRDDVIVDPVSSMFTDPLTPVAGRYGFSPITEKLRGIATAFPAARSIDDSRVPSDRFRAVRLVETSNQSWGETDLGALRQGLSQGRLPGPGGKPVGPQALAVAVEQVNGKGRLVLFGDADFAANQNVGANLPFANLDLFVNAVNWLSESEVLIGLRQSPSATVRALSATPAQVRTVFMLTVVAMPLLVLAAGAMVWWQRR